A DNA window from uncultured Methanoregula sp. contains the following coding sequences:
- the cbiQ gene encoding cobalt ECF transporter T component CbiQ, protein MSSAAFSPHIPDLDLITYYAEKQATFFSRVSPWTKFGSLIFLVLAITLTRNLVLLLGLYLIVVSLYVLAGLPVRKLVAWYTLPLLFVISLIGLMIWSEPGIPLFSLSLWGFTLSLTDNGLLLILTLTLKAFISVTFSLFFLMTTRYQHFAAMISRIFPAPLDQIFLMAYRFLFLTLAMTASVIKAVRSRGGGLIHSVRMQGRLFAGVFAHVFIRSFERGERVHKAMTARGYSGSYASYGDVPRPALAGFSLLFALAVISCVLVITSPYRGW, encoded by the coding sequence ATGAGTTCCGCTGCATTCTCCCCCCATATCCCCGATCTCGATCTCATCACGTACTATGCCGAGAAGCAGGCAACGTTCTTCTCTCGGGTGAGCCCCTGGACAAAGTTCGGCAGCCTGATCTTCCTCGTCCTGGCCATCACCCTCACCCGCAACCTCGTCCTCCTCCTCGGGCTGTACCTCATTGTCGTGTCCCTGTACGTGCTGGCCGGCCTGCCGGTGCGAAAACTGGTTGCCTGGTACACCCTCCCCCTCCTCTTCGTCATATCGCTCATCGGCCTCATGATCTGGAGCGAACCGGGCATTCCCCTGTTCAGTCTCTCTCTCTGGGGATTTACCCTGAGCCTCACGGACAACGGTCTTCTCCTCATATTGACCCTGACCCTGAAGGCATTCATCTCAGTCACCTTCTCGCTCTTCTTCTTAATGACGACACGGTACCAGCACTTTGCAGCCATGATCTCGCGGATCTTCCCGGCCCCGCTCGACCAGATCTTTCTCATGGCGTACCGGTTCCTCTTCCTCACGCTTGCGATGACTGCATCCGTCATCAAGGCCGTCCGCTCGCGGGGCGGGGGCCTCATCCACAGCGTGCGGATGCAGGGCCGGCTCTTTGCCGGTGTCTTTGCCCATGTCTTTATCCGCTCCTTCGAGCGCGGCGAACGCGTGCACAAGGCCATGACCGCCCGGGGATATTCCGGATCATATGCTTCGTACGGGGATGTGCCAAGGCCGGCCCTCGCCGGATTCAGTCTCCTCTTCGCTCTTGCGGTCATCTCGTGCGTACTTGTGATCACTTCGCCATACCGGGGGTGGTGA
- a CDS encoding chemotaxis protein CheC, translating to MNGAGDWRGERGGAGSFQIASDNKGCRMEFTAVQMDAMQELANIGAAHAATTLSQMLDTQIGMSVPEINVVDISQVGEFLTDELTTLVVFELQGDIPHGGFLILHLPRDSALRTANIMQGSEQTEHPFGEMDKSAILEVGNIMVSSFLSATSDLLGFIMLPSPPALVFDMAHAAITSLIAQMTVEVDDVILFRVKLTSEEHNIAGNILIFLEVSTLDKVAARLEELTKQTPSSA from the coding sequence ATGAACGGGGCCGGAGACTGGAGGGGAGAGAGGGGCGGGGCCGGCTCTTTCCAGATTGCTTCTGATAACAAGGGGTGCAGGATGGAATTTACCGCAGTTCAGATGGATGCAATGCAGGAGCTCGCCAATATCGGGGCCGCCCACGCGGCCACAACGCTCTCGCAGATGCTCGATACCCAGATCGGGATGAGCGTGCCGGAGATCAATGTCGTGGACATCTCCCAGGTGGGTGAGTTCCTCACCGATGAACTGACCACCCTCGTTGTCTTCGAGCTCCAGGGCGACATTCCCCACGGGGGATTTTTAATTTTGCATCTCCCCCGGGATTCCGCCCTCAGGACCGCAAATATCATGCAGGGCAGCGAGCAGACCGAACACCCGTTCGGCGAGATGGACAAGAGCGCCATCCTCGAAGTCGGGAACATCATGGTCTCCTCCTTCTTAAGCGCCACCTCCGACCTGCTCGGGTTCATCATGCTCCCCTCCCCCCCCGCTCTTGTTTTCGACATGGCCCATGCTGCGATCACCTCCCTCATCGCCCAGATGACCGTTGAAGTGGACGACGTGATCCTTTTCAGGGTCAAGCTCACTTCGGAGGAGCACAATATCGCCGGCAATATCCTCATCTTCCTGGAAGTCTCCACGCTCGACAAAGTTGCAGCGCGGCTGGAAGAACTGACAAAACAGACGCCGTCCTCAGCGTAA
- a CDS encoding molybdenum cofactor guanylyltransferase, whose amino-acid sequence MRSAIILVGGEARRANGQEKYFFVYEGKTFIRRLIDSLSSVVDEIILVARDPDQCQRFHGISGVRCITDIRTGIGPIGGLHAGALAARGDYLFVSACDMPCIDNKVVEYLFLELGSSDAAIPSWNFDMIEPLHAVYRRAVLLDYLKNHESLSLRPMIRSINTRYVPVEAIRQFDPELRTFTNINKLEDLEQINGSTGKGNDVVE is encoded by the coding sequence GTGAGATCGGCAATTATTCTCGTTGGAGGCGAGGCCCGGCGTGCCAATGGACAGGAGAAGTACTTCTTCGTGTACGAGGGAAAGACGTTCATCCGGCGCCTGATCGATTCGCTCAGTTCGGTCGTGGACGAGATCATCCTGGTTGCCCGCGATCCGGATCAGTGCCAGAGGTTCCACGGGATCAGTGGCGTGCGATGCATAACCGATATCCGCACCGGGATCGGCCCCATCGGGGGTCTCCATGCCGGTGCCCTTGCAGCCAGGGGCGATTACCTGTTCGTCTCAGCCTGCGACATGCCCTGCATCGATAACAAAGTTGTCGAGTATCTCTTCCTGGAACTTGGCTCCTCGGATGCGGCAATTCCCAGCTGGAACTTCGATATGATCGAGCCCCTCCACGCAGTATACCGCCGGGCCGTGCTTCTGGATTACTTGAAAAACCACGAATCGCTCTCCCTGCGCCCGATGATCCGCAGCATCAATACCCGGTACGTTCCCGTTGAGGCAATCAGGCAGTTCGACCCGGAACTCCGCACATTCACCAACATCAACAAGCTTGAGGATCTTGAACAGATCAACGGCAGTACCGGAAAAGGGAACGATGTTGTGGAATGA
- a CDS encoding energy-coupling factor ABC transporter permease: MAHIHLEDGSFSLLWVLIWWASALILLGFALYFLRTSKKPDPRRITIAAFCTAAAFAIFQVDIPIAGGVHINLTPLIGILTGPLVGSLIVFITNILSAAIGHGGWGMIGANTLVNFSEVVSAYAIFRILKRRLPDHFSRAALATLAGLFIGNCVMIAIIMVSGIQGVTQGSSQILAGLSLIFAINMAVAVIEAFVTGLTVAYMGRVRPDLLDEGKA, translated from the coding sequence ATGGCGCATATCCATCTCGAGGACGGTTCCTTTTCCCTCCTGTGGGTTTTGATCTGGTGGGCATCGGCCCTCATTCTTCTCGGCTTTGCCCTCTATTTCCTGCGCACATCGAAAAAGCCGGATCCCCGGCGCATCACGATAGCAGCATTCTGCACGGCAGCCGCGTTTGCGATCTTCCAGGTCGACATCCCGATCGCCGGGGGAGTCCACATCAACTTAACCCCGCTCATCGGGATCCTGACCGGCCCCCTGGTCGGGTCGCTGATCGTCTTTATCACAAACATCCTCTCAGCAGCAATCGGCCACGGGGGATGGGGGATGATAGGAGCAAACACGCTTGTTAATTTCTCGGAAGTGGTCTCTGCCTATGCGATTTTCCGCATCCTTAAGCGCAGGCTCCCCGATCATTTCTCCCGGGCCGCTCTTGCCACCCTTGCCGGCCTCTTCATCGGGAACTGCGTGATGATCGCAATCATCATGGTCTCCGGCATCCAGGGAGTGACCCAGGGAAGCTCCCAGATCCTTGCCGGCCTCTCCCTCATCTTTGCCATCAACATGGCAGTCGCGGTCATCGAGGCATTCGTAACAGGCCTCACGGTCGCCTACATGGGCCGGGTCCGCCCCGATCTTCTGGACGAGGGAAAAGCATGA
- a CDS encoding metal-dependent transcriptional regulator, which yields MEIRNGLELSPRKSAYIRYIHEKGGPVRTSEIASRFRVDPSTVTKTIAELVESGLLTHTPYYGVRLSDDGRSYAGFLVKRHRILSLVFTHYGLSDEQACEEVSRFESLVSKDAIDRMCHAMGHPRQSVCGEITHDHGCLDHVR from the coding sequence ATGGAAATCCGCAACGGCCTTGAACTCTCTCCAAGGAAATCCGCGTACATCCGGTACATCCACGAGAAAGGGGGACCGGTCCGGACAAGCGAGATCGCATCGCGCTTCCGCGTTGATCCCTCGACGGTTACAAAAACGATAGCCGAACTGGTCGAGAGCGGCCTCCTCACCCATACACCCTATTACGGGGTCCGGCTTTCAGATGACGGCCGGTCGTACGCCGGGTTTCTCGTTAAAAGGCACCGGATCCTCTCGCTCGTCTTCACCCATTACGGCCTCTCGGACGAACAGGCCTGCGAGGAAGTTTCGCGGTTCGAGAGTCTCGTCTCCAAGGACGCCATCGACCGGATGTGCCATGCCATGGGACATCCCCGGCAGAGCGTCTGCGGCGAGATTACGCACGATCACGGGTGCCTGGATCATGTCAGGTGA
- a CDS encoding RNB domain-containing ribonuclease produces MNRHRTVDLRAIAWSAMEKYGFKPAFPPQVIREVEAIEEFAPADEGEALDLRSLLWSSIDNSDSEDLDQIEYCEENRDGSIQVWVAIADVDAYVPKNSKADQYAAHNGTSVYLDVRTFPLFPDRLSKGITSLLPGRDHRAIVIEYTVRTDGSFEPAGVYRALVRNQAKLVYEVVGDWLDEIGKIPAGVRNTPGMEEQVRLQDKTARLLKQKRLEQGALDLETIEPRAVIEDGSVREIVVVKKNPARSIIEEFMVAANGTMVRVLGKANVSMIQRIVRVPKYWDEIVLTAASYGAHLPKEPDAKALSDFLFRQKDKDPERFPDLSLTIIKLLGPGEYLALDSGTPPTGHFSLAVTDYTHSTAPNRRYVDLINQRMVKAVLDHKESPYSSDDLADESAWLTDREKASKKAERFMRKAAAAVLLQNRIGDTFDALVTGATEKGVYIRLLDPPAEGKVVQNSQGLRVGMKIRVRLQKTDPVHGFIDFERVGGNVR; encoded by the coding sequence ATGAACCGACACCGCACCGTGGATCTCAGAGCCATTGCCTGGTCTGCAATGGAGAAGTACGGGTTCAAACCGGCATTTCCTCCCCAGGTTATCCGGGAAGTCGAAGCCATCGAGGAGTTCGCACCCGCGGACGAGGGAGAAGCCCTCGATCTCCGTTCCCTCCTCTGGTCCTCGATCGACAACAGCGATTCAGAAGATCTCGACCAGATCGAGTACTGCGAAGAGAACCGGGACGGCTCGATCCAGGTCTGGGTTGCCATCGCCGATGTGGACGCCTATGTCCCCAAGAACTCGAAAGCCGACCAGTACGCAGCCCACAACGGCACCTCGGTCTACCTCGATGTCCGGACCTTTCCGCTCTTCCCCGACCGGCTCTCGAAGGGAATCACCTCGCTGCTCCCGGGCCGTGACCACCGGGCAATCGTGATCGAGTACACGGTCCGGACCGACGGAAGCTTCGAGCCTGCCGGCGTGTACCGTGCCCTCGTGCGCAACCAGGCAAAACTCGTGTACGAGGTGGTGGGGGACTGGCTGGATGAGATCGGGAAGATCCCGGCAGGCGTCCGGAACACCCCCGGCATGGAAGAACAGGTCCGGCTCCAGGACAAAACTGCCCGCCTTCTCAAGCAGAAACGGCTGGAGCAGGGGGCGCTCGATCTCGAGACCATAGAGCCCAGAGCGGTCATCGAAGATGGCTCGGTCCGGGAGATCGTGGTTGTAAAGAAGAACCCGGCCCGGAGCATCATCGAGGAGTTTATGGTGGCGGCAAACGGGACCATGGTGAGAGTCCTCGGGAAAGCGAATGTCTCCATGATCCAGCGGATTGTCCGGGTGCCCAAGTACTGGGACGAGATCGTGCTCACCGCTGCAAGCTATGGTGCGCACCTGCCAAAGGAACCGGATGCAAAAGCCCTCTCCGACTTCCTCTTCCGGCAGAAGGACAAGGATCCCGAACGGTTCCCCGATCTCTCGCTCACCATCATCAAACTCCTCGGGCCGGGGGAGTACCTGGCGCTCGATTCTGGTACTCCTCCCACCGGCCACTTCTCGCTTGCTGTCACCGACTATACCCACTCGACAGCCCCCAACCGGCGGTACGTCGATCTTATCAACCAGCGGATGGTAAAAGCGGTCCTGGATCATAAGGAAAGTCCGTATTCTTCGGACGACCTGGCCGATGAATCAGCATGGCTGACCGACCGCGAGAAAGCTTCCAAGAAAGCAGAACGGTTCATGCGAAAAGCGGCAGCAGCGGTCCTCCTGCAGAACCGGATCGGCGATACTTTCGATGCACTCGTGACCGGCGCAACAGAGAAAGGCGTGTACATCCGCCTGCTCGATCCCCCGGCGGAAGGAAAAGTCGTCCAGAACAGCCAGGGACTGCGGGTGGGCATGAAGATCCGTGTGCGACTGCAAAAAACCGATCCTGTCCACGGGTTCATCGACTTCGAACGGGTTGGCGGGAACGTGCGATAA
- a CDS encoding calcium-translocating P-type ATPase, PMCA-type, translating into MKEPALIPLDELATLTGTSGIAAQDVPRLRASYGANAMTPPVREPLWKQYLEKFNDPIIRILLFAVAVSLIVSVIKGSGFLDTIGIIVAVLLATGIAFFNEYRSSREFDVLNAHRDDVAVKVIRNGHAASVPSREIVVGDLILLEAGDAIPADGWVLLSDDLSSDESAFTGETEPVKKEVRDKVLKGAFITAGKGHMIAAAVGDSAQMGVIAASLGIDHATETPLEQKLTSLAGVISRFGYAMAVLICVTLFIRGVLVGDVTGLNLDSANNVLQYFMLAVVIVVAAVPEGLPMSVALSLSLAMRKMTRANCLVRRLIACETIGSATTICTDKTGTLTKNQMEVVESSAGKPANPPDIPATAAEWITLNAAVNGTAHLDERDGKIIVIGNSTEGALLRWLRGESLDYMQIRAENHVTKQYLFDGNRKRMSTVIRLEGRSFLLVKGAPEIIAALCTAKPDLSGVSALASRAMRTLAFAHREIPDGDESEQNLTWDGFVGIRDPLRDHIAESVATCHSAGIRVRMVTGDNPETARAIAREAGILTDGTVMTGGAFRALSKEEQVEAARNLDVMARAEPMDKLLLVEALQKTGAVVAVTGDGTNDAPALKHADVGLAMGIAGTEVAREASDIILLDDSFASITSAVWWGRSLYENIQRFILFQLTINFCACILVFIAPLLGFPEPFSIIQILWINIIMDTLAAFALCSEAPHGGLMNHRPVPQDAKIVTPFMWLSIIVTATFLILAGILQLGTGFLGGQTPAEVSTVFFSAFIIAAVWNGINCRALDGKMPAFFRGNPTFFAVMGAIVLIQIAIVQFGGAIFGTVPLSPEQWIRIIIASASILVVGFVLRLAYHRYSAGKTGQTE; encoded by the coding sequence ATGAAAGAACCCGCCCTCATTCCTCTTGATGAACTCGCTACCCTCACGGGTACCTCCGGTATAGCCGCACAGGATGTGCCGCGCCTCCGAGCAAGTTATGGCGCCAATGCCATGACCCCCCCGGTACGCGAGCCGCTCTGGAAACAGTACTTGGAAAAGTTCAACGACCCGATCATAAGGATCCTGCTCTTTGCGGTCGCTGTCTCCCTGATCGTATCGGTGATCAAGGGAAGCGGGTTCCTCGACACCATCGGGATCATTGTCGCGGTTCTTCTTGCAACCGGCATTGCGTTCTTCAACGAGTACCGGAGCAGCCGGGAGTTCGACGTCCTCAACGCGCACCGGGACGACGTGGCCGTGAAGGTGATCCGCAACGGCCATGCAGCCTCGGTCCCCTCGCGGGAGATCGTTGTCGGCGACCTGATCCTTCTTGAGGCCGGTGACGCAATCCCGGCGGACGGCTGGGTTCTCCTGTCCGACGATCTCTCTTCTGATGAATCGGCCTTCACGGGAGAGACGGAGCCGGTGAAAAAAGAGGTGCGGGACAAGGTTCTCAAGGGCGCGTTCATCACGGCCGGAAAAGGGCATATGATTGCAGCAGCAGTCGGCGACTCCGCCCAGATGGGCGTGATTGCCGCGTCGCTTGGGATCGACCATGCCACCGAGACACCCCTCGAACAAAAACTCACGTCTCTTGCCGGCGTGATAAGCAGGTTCGGGTACGCCATGGCGGTTCTCATCTGCGTCACGCTCTTCATCCGGGGCGTTCTGGTCGGGGACGTGACCGGGCTCAACCTCGATTCTGCCAACAATGTCCTCCAGTACTTCATGCTTGCGGTTGTAATCGTCGTCGCCGCCGTGCCCGAAGGCCTCCCGATGAGCGTTGCGCTCTCGCTCTCGCTTGCCATGCGCAAGATGACCCGGGCCAACTGCCTTGTCAGGAGACTCATTGCCTGCGAGACTATCGGGTCGGCAACCACCATCTGCACGGACAAGACCGGCACGCTGACAAAGAACCAGATGGAGGTCGTGGAATCTTCAGCCGGAAAACCCGCAAATCCCCCGGATATTCCGGCAACTGCGGCAGAATGGATCACGCTCAATGCTGCGGTGAACGGGACCGCACACCTGGATGAGCGCGACGGAAAAATCATCGTGATCGGGAACTCCACGGAAGGCGCCCTGCTCCGCTGGCTCCGGGGCGAATCGCTCGATTATATGCAGATCCGGGCCGAGAACCACGTGACCAAGCAGTATCTTTTCGATGGCAACCGGAAACGGATGTCCACGGTCATCCGGCTCGAAGGCAGATCGTTTTTGCTTGTCAAGGGCGCCCCCGAGATCATCGCTGCGCTCTGTACGGCAAAACCGGATCTCTCCGGTGTGAGTGCCCTTGCCTCGCGGGCCATGCGGACGCTCGCGTTCGCCCACCGGGAGATCCCGGACGGCGACGAGAGCGAGCAGAATCTGACCTGGGACGGATTCGTTGGTATCCGCGATCCCCTCCGGGACCATATCGCCGAATCGGTTGCAACCTGCCATTCTGCCGGCATCCGCGTGAGGATGGTGACCGGCGACAATCCCGAGACTGCCCGGGCCATTGCCCGCGAGGCCGGGATCTTAACGGACGGGACGGTCATGACCGGGGGAGCCTTCCGGGCCCTTTCCAAAGAGGAGCAGGTCGAAGCAGCCCGGAACCTCGATGTGATGGCCCGGGCGGAACCCATGGACAAGCTCCTGCTGGTCGAAGCGCTCCAGAAGACCGGTGCGGTCGTGGCCGTGACCGGTGACGGTACGAACGATGCCCCCGCCCTCAAGCATGCCGATGTCGGCCTTGCCATGGGTATCGCGGGAACGGAAGTGGCACGGGAGGCAAGCGATATCATCCTTCTTGATGATTCGTTTGCCTCGATCACGAGCGCTGTCTGGTGGGGACGATCGCTGTACGAGAACATCCAGCGGTTCATCCTCTTCCAGCTCACGATCAACTTCTGCGCCTGCATCCTTGTCTTCATCGCCCCGCTTCTTGGGTTTCCCGAGCCGTTCTCCATCATCCAGATCCTCTGGATCAACATCATCATGGACACCCTTGCCGCCTTTGCCCTCTGCTCGGAAGCACCCCACGGCGGGCTTATGAACCACCGGCCCGTGCCGCAGGACGCGAAGATAGTCACGCCGTTCATGTGGCTCTCGATCATCGTGACGGCAACGTTCCTGATCCTGGCCGGCATCCTCCAGCTCGGGACCGGATTCCTTGGCGGCCAGACTCCCGCGGAAGTGAGCACGGTCTTCTTCTCTGCCTTCATCATTGCTGCGGTCTGGAACGGGATCAACTGCCGGGCCCTTGACGGGAAGATGCCCGCCTTCTTCCGCGGAAACCCGACGTTCTTTGCCGTAATGGGGGCGATCGTTCTCATCCAGATAGCAATCGTCCAGTTCGGCGGGGCGATCTTCGGGACGGTGCCGCTCTCGCCTGAGCAGTGGATCCGGATCATCATTGCGTCCGCATCGATCCTTGTTGTCGGGTTTGTCCTGAGGCTGGCGTATCACCGGTATTCTGCAGGAAAAACCGGGCAAACCGAATAA
- a CDS encoding ATP-binding cassette domain-containing protein, producing the protein MTSQPPVSAPHHCLPPDPENELIHVDCASHVYPDGSVGIHEMCFSVKKHEIVAICGPNGSGKSTLIEHLNGLLRPTMGRVWVNGKTISEGDQANLWKEVGLVFQQSDDQLFAPTVIDDVMFGPLNMGMSREEALARATKALETVGAGDLAGKLPNYLSGGQKRLISIAGILAMQPRIIAMDEPTSDLDPIHTALVESIIRDLRDRQNISVVIATHDLDLAARIADRVCLVQNGAVYIQGTPQEIFYNPDLVQEAGLALPSTVRTYLDFCKASGTRPADRPVRRDELTQALLRIRSGT; encoded by the coding sequence ATGACATCACAACCACCGGTCTCCGCACCGCACCACTGCCTCCCCCCTGACCCGGAGAACGAGCTGATCCACGTGGATTGCGCAAGCCACGTGTATCCCGACGGCAGTGTAGGGATCCACGAGATGTGCTTCTCGGTGAAAAAACACGAGATCGTGGCGATCTGCGGTCCCAACGGATCGGGGAAGTCCACGCTGATCGAGCATCTCAACGGCCTGCTCCGACCGACCATGGGCCGGGTCTGGGTGAACGGCAAGACCATTTCTGAGGGCGATCAGGCAAACCTCTGGAAAGAGGTAGGCCTCGTCTTCCAGCAATCCGATGACCAGCTCTTTGCCCCGACCGTGATCGACGACGTGATGTTCGGGCCGCTGAACATGGGAATGTCAAGGGAAGAGGCACTGGCCCGGGCCACAAAAGCCCTTGAGACGGTCGGGGCCGGGGATCTTGCAGGCAAACTCCCCAATTATTTGAGCGGCGGCCAGAAACGTCTCATCTCGATCGCCGGCATCCTTGCCATGCAGCCGCGTATCATCGCCATGGACGAGCCCACGTCCGATCTCGACCCCATCCATACCGCACTTGTCGAATCGATCATCCGGGATCTCCGCGACCGCCAGAACATATCGGTGGTCATTGCCACGCACGACCTGGACCTGGCAGCCCGGATTGCCGACCGGGTCTGCCTGGTCCAAAATGGCGCCGTGTATATCCAGGGAACGCCGCAGGAGATCTTTTACAACCCGGACCTTGTACAGGAAGCCGGACTCGCCCTTCCCTCGACCGTCAGGACCTATCTTGATTTCTGTAAAGCATCAGGTACCAGGCCTGCCGATCGCCCGGTCCGGCGGGACGAGCTGACGCAGGCGCTCCTGAGGATCCGGTCAGGTACCTGA
- a CDS encoding MGMT family protein: MMSGSCRLGLWHVQVRWCGDTIHQVRFAREGIPGTVPEPIRQYCAGQPVDLTTLDTIPLHDTGTYSRIYREVRKVPYGRTASYGEIAHLVGTGPRVVGQAMARNITPLVIPCHRITAAKGIGGFSPSIEIKEALLALEQKGLHKILLRKKI; this comes from the coding sequence ATGATGAGCGGGTCCTGCCGGCTCGGGCTCTGGCATGTCCAGGTCCGCTGGTGCGGGGATACCATCCACCAGGTAAGGTTTGCCCGCGAAGGTATACCGGGTACGGTTCCCGAACCGATCCGGCAGTACTGCGCCGGACAGCCGGTCGACCTGACCACGCTCGACACCATCCCGCTTCACGATACCGGGACGTACAGCCGGATCTACCGGGAGGTCCGGAAGGTTCCCTATGGCCGGACGGCAAGCTATGGCGAGATCGCACATCTTGTCGGGACCGGCCCCCGCGTGGTCGGGCAGGCCATGGCCCGCAACATAACCCCGCTCGTCATCCCCTGCCACCGGATCACCGCCGCAAAGGGCATCGGGGGATTCTCGCCATCGATCGAGATCAAGGAAGCCCTCCTGGCCCTGGAACAGAAAGGGCTTCATAAAATACTATTGCGCAAAAAGATCTAA
- a CDS encoding ATP-dependent DNA helicase, whose translation MESIDTYFPYSGYRPGQRHMLEVAAQVAKEGGIAMIDAPTGSGKSSVIASLLAERNKRKIVVAVRTVSQLATFIRELELVRKKRPDIKSVYLVGKGSMCPLGGEGDIYRRCEGVKKFSNALMRDRADKGALTPSKDPFIIQQIRMMDKEHPLLCPYYIASKMFVPAESMGVKMVPSTALRTKADRVIANPVPPRELAEFCAEICPYELMMQAAKNTDIVILNYYHLFDREIREQLYANLGVEPQDVLLLIDEAHNCGDVITAIESVSLEQRDLEQAARELSGLRKRHKGAEAVHHVLPRLTEFMKGLENSIEAEDWFDPAIFDRMVVRESLYKDMDEIVDDLIGISEVIRENSQKTGQFRETAIERLTEFLFRLSQSSTDPAFLTVYRKDEAGITLEVRNIDPAAPLSEVCGMHACCILISGTLSPVESFRRYYFGNAPVTTLALPNAFPRENRLVACANDITTAYSMRQNAENTTKITDYIRAFSSLKGNRAIYFPSYQILESYANLAAPHIRGRKVFIEPRDSAEAGAALKEFLSLPMRGDSGVMFAVCGGKWSEGLDYRGEMLNGAMVVGLPLAPFNRVRRMMIEYYRHKFGNEGEFICYTLPAINRSLQALGRVLRTPEDRGVLVLAEKRFLENRVKGALPGWMQEEMIGCDVKKFREVIGSWK comes from the coding sequence ATGGAGAGCATCGATACCTACTTCCCGTACAGCGGATACCGGCCGGGCCAGCGCCACATGCTTGAAGTCGCGGCGCAGGTGGCAAAAGAAGGCGGCATCGCGATGATCGATGCCCCGACCGGCAGCGGGAAATCGAGTGTCATTGCATCTCTCCTTGCCGAGCGGAACAAACGAAAGATCGTAGTCGCGGTCCGGACCGTGAGCCAGCTCGCAACCTTCATCCGCGAACTTGAACTCGTGCGGAAGAAGAGACCGGACATAAAGAGCGTGTACCTGGTAGGGAAAGGAAGCATGTGCCCGCTCGGGGGCGAAGGCGATATATACCGCAGGTGCGAAGGGGTCAAAAAATTCTCAAACGCCCTCATGCGGGACCGGGCCGACAAAGGCGCCCTCACGCCGTCAAAAGATCCGTTCATCATCCAGCAGATCCGCATGATGGACAAGGAGCACCCGCTCCTCTGCCCCTATTATATTGCAAGCAAGATGTTCGTTCCCGCCGAGAGCATGGGAGTCAAGATGGTGCCGTCAACTGCATTGCGCACCAAAGCCGACCGGGTGATCGCAAACCCGGTTCCTCCCCGGGAACTCGCGGAGTTCTGTGCCGAGATCTGCCCCTACGAGCTGATGATGCAGGCGGCAAAGAACACGGACATCGTGATCCTCAACTACTACCACCTCTTCGACCGGGAGATCCGCGAACAACTGTACGCGAATCTCGGGGTGGAGCCGCAGGACGTTCTTCTCCTCATCGACGAGGCCCACAACTGCGGGGATGTTATCACCGCAATCGAGAGCGTCTCCCTGGAGCAGCGCGATCTCGAACAGGCGGCCCGGGAACTCTCCGGCCTGCGCAAGCGCCACAAAGGGGCGGAAGCCGTCCACCATGTCCTTCCCCGGCTCACCGAATTCATGAAAGGCCTTGAAAATTCCATCGAGGCAGAGGACTGGTTCGATCCCGCCATCTTCGACCGGATGGTTGTCCGCGAATCGCTGTACAAGGACATGGACGAGATCGTCGACGACCTGATCGGGATCTCCGAAGTGATCCGGGAGAACAGCCAGAAGACCGGGCAGTTCCGGGAGACCGCGATCGAACGGCTGACCGAGTTCCTCTTCCGGCTTTCCCAGTCCTCCACCGACCCGGCCTTCCTGACCGTGTACAGGAAAGATGAAGCAGGCATAACTCTCGAAGTCCGCAACATCGACCCGGCAGCGCCCTTAAGTGAGGTCTGCGGGATGCACGCCTGCTGCATCCTCATATCGGGGACCCTCTCGCCGGTCGAGAGCTTCCGCCGCTACTACTTCGGCAATGCCCCCGTGACAACGCTTGCCCTGCCCAATGCATTCCCGAGAGAGAACCGGCTCGTGGCCTGTGCAAACGATATCACGACCGCTTACTCGATGCGGCAGAATGCGGAGAACACGACCAAGATCACCGATTATATCCGGGCATTCTCCTCCCTCAAAGGGAACCGGGCAATCTATTTTCCCAGTTACCAGATCCTTGAATCGTACGCAAACCTTGCCGCTCCGCACATACGGGGAAGGAAAGTCTTCATCGAACCCCGGGATTCAGCAGAGGCCGGCGCAGCGCTCAAAGAATTTCTCTCGCTCCCGATGCGGGGGGATTCGGGAGTCATGTTTGCGGTCTGCGGCGGCAAGTGGAGCGAGGGGCTCGATTACCGGGGCGAGATGCTGAACGGGGCAATGGTGGTCGGCCTTCCCCTTGCGCCCTTCAACCGGGTGCGCAGGATGATGATCGAATATTACCGGCACAAGTTCGGCAACGAGGGCGAGTTCATCTGCTACACGCTGCCGGCCATCAACCGGTCCCTCCAGGCGCTCGGCCGGGTGCTCAGGACGCCCGAGGATCGCGGCGTTTTGGTCCTTGCCGAGAAGCGGTTCCTGGAGAACCGCGTGAAAGGGGCACTGCCCGGCTGGATGCAGGAAGAGATGATCGGATGCGATGTGAAAAAATTCCGCGAGGTGATCGGATCCTGGAAATGA